From Desulfovibrio sp. TomC, a single genomic window includes:
- the mtnA gene encoding S-methyl-5-thioribose-1-phosphate isomerase encodes MNDHIAFSADKQALLLLDQRFLPDREECFVCRNTADTVYALQTMVVRGAPAIGVTAAYGCYLAARESSEAGPAWKDRLQTLLTELEQARPTAVNLRWAVERMRAKWADMAAASLDELLSTWLGLAQDMHSEDIEICKAIGRHGAALIADGDTVLTHCNAGALATAGYGTALGVIRAAFEQGKRIQVIADETRPFLQGARLTAYELAKEGIPVTVACDNAVGHLMKRGMVQKVVVGADRIAANGDAANKIGTYTVALAAKAHGVPFYVAAPASTFDLRIATGDEIPIEDRTPREVTHIGEHRVTPENVPVYNYAFDVTPAELIAGIVTERGVLTAPYVESIRAIIGGK; translated from the coding sequence ATGAACGACCATATCGCCTTCTCGGCCGACAAGCAGGCTCTGCTGCTCCTCGACCAGCGTTTCCTGCCCGACCGCGAAGAGTGTTTCGTCTGCCGCAACACCGCCGACACGGTCTACGCCCTGCAGACCATGGTGGTGCGCGGCGCACCGGCCATCGGCGTCACCGCTGCCTATGGCTGCTACCTGGCCGCCCGGGAATCGTCCGAAGCCGGCCCGGCCTGGAAAGACCGCCTGCAAACCCTGCTCACCGAACTGGAGCAGGCCCGCCCCACCGCTGTCAACCTGCGCTGGGCGGTTGAGCGGATGCGGGCCAAGTGGGCCGATATGGCCGCCGCCTCCCTGGACGAACTCCTCTCGACCTGGCTTGGGCTGGCCCAGGACATGCACAGCGAGGACATCGAGATATGCAAAGCCATCGGCCGCCACGGCGCGGCTCTGATCGCCGACGGCGACACCGTCCTCACCCACTGCAACGCCGGCGCCCTGGCCACGGCCGGCTACGGCACGGCCCTTGGCGTCATCCGGGCGGCCTTTGAACAGGGCAAGCGCATCCAGGTCATTGCCGACGAGACCCGCCCCTTTCTCCAGGGTGCGCGTCTGACCGCCTACGAACTGGCCAAAGAGGGCATTCCGGTCACTGTCGCCTGCGACAATGCCGTCGGCCACCTCATGAAGCGCGGCATGGTCCAGAAGGTCGTGGTCGGTGCGGATCGCATCGCGGCCAACGGCGACGCGGCCAACAAGATCGGCACCTATACCGTGGCCCTGGCCGCCAAGGCCCATGGCGTGCCGTTTTACGTTGCCGCCCCGGCGTCCACCTTTGACCTGCGCATCGCCACGGGCGACGAGATCCCCATCGAGGACCGCACCCCGCGCGAAGTCACCCACATCGGCGAACACCGCGTCACCCCGGAAAACGTGCCGGTCTACAACTACGCCTTTGACGTGACCCCGGCCGAACTCATCGCCGGCATCGTCACCGAACGCGGCGTGCTGACCGCACCCTATGTCGAATCCATTCGCGCCATTATCGGCGGGAAGTAG
- a CDS encoding sulfide-dependent adenosine diphosphate thiazole synthase encodes MSLDERIITQAILEEYFEKFKSSLDLDVAIIGGGPSGLTAARLLAADGLNVALFERKLSLGGGMWGGGMTWNVIVVQEESVHLLTDVGVPVKRYKDNYFTADAVTATTTLASAACLAGAKVFNCMSVEDVVLREEGGVKRVTGIVINSSPVEMAGLHVDPVVLASKYLIEATGHAVEVLHTLVRKNDVRLNTPSGGIEGEQSMWAEVAETNTVKNTQEIFPGLYVAGMAANASYGSYRMGPIFGGMLLSGEKVAADIAAKLRG; translated from the coding sequence ATGTCTTTGGATGAACGCATCATCACCCAGGCCATTCTGGAAGAGTATTTCGAGAAGTTCAAATCCAGCCTTGATCTCGACGTGGCCATCATCGGCGGCGGCCCTTCGGGCCTGACTGCGGCCCGGCTGCTGGCCGCCGACGGCCTAAACGTCGCCCTGTTTGAACGCAAGCTGTCCCTTGGCGGCGGCATGTGGGGCGGCGGCATGACCTGGAACGTCATCGTGGTCCAGGAAGAAAGCGTCCACCTGCTCACCGACGTCGGCGTGCCGGTCAAACGCTACAAGGACAACTACTTCACCGCCGACGCCGTGACCGCCACCACCACCCTGGCCTCTGCCGCCTGTCTGGCCGGGGCCAAGGTGTTTAACTGCATGAGCGTCGAGGACGTGGTCCTGCGCGAAGAGGGCGGGGTCAAACGGGTGACGGGCATCGTCATCAACTCCTCCCCGGTGGAGATGGCCGGCCTGCACGTGGACCCGGTGGTGCTCGCCTCGAAATACCTGATCGAAGCCACCGGCCACGCCGTGGAAGTGCTGCACACGCTCGTGCGCAAAAACGACGTGCGCTTAAACACCCCCTCCGGCGGCATCGAGGGCGAACAGTCCATGTGGGCCGAAGTGGCTGAGACCAATACCGTCAAAAACACCCAGGAAATCTTCCCGGGCCTGTACGTAGCCGGCATGGCCGCCAACGCCAGCTACGGCTCCTACCGCATGGGACCGATCTTCGGCGGCATGCTGCTGTCCGGCGAGAAAGTCGCCGCCGACATCGCCGCCAAGCTGCGTGGGTAA
- the der gene encoding ribosome biogenesis GTPase Der — MPPIVAIVGRPNVGKSTLFNRLARDHRAITHDRPGITRDRLEATADIGGRFVTLIDTGGMDYESEEEIARQIVVQAEVALNMADVVLFMVDGKVGRTGLDDDMAERLRRTGKSVVVAVNKVDGQERSGVMTGDFHAWGFPLFPVSAAHGHGVGEVLEALAERLPEVDPETETSQLQTVLRLAVLGRPNAGKSSLLNALLGESRLIVSDIAGTTRDAVDVAVIRGAKRYQFVDTAGVRKRTRITDGVEQYSVGKALSSAKRADVAIVVIDATGGIGVQDKRLISFLDGERKAFMIAVNKTDLVPQKDMQELRKDIAAELRMCSHVPVLYMSAAMNKGVGKVLPQAEALWAECQVRVGTGELNRAMRTVMDKHQPPLVNGRRAKFYYLTQAAEAPPTFVFFVSDPERVRDSYVKYLENSLRKLFGIAVAPVKVVCRASHKPKE; from the coding sequence ATGCCCCCCATCGTGGCCATCGTCGGCCGGCCAAACGTCGGCAAATCCACGCTTTTCAATCGGTTGGCCAGAGACCACCGGGCCATTACCCATGACCGTCCCGGCATCACCCGCGACCGTCTGGAGGCCACCGCCGATATTGGCGGCCGGTTCGTCACCCTGATCGACACCGGCGGCATGGACTATGAGTCTGAAGAAGAAATCGCCCGCCAGATCGTGGTCCAGGCCGAAGTGGCCCTGAACATGGCCGACGTGGTTCTTTTTATGGTCGACGGCAAGGTCGGGCGCACCGGCCTTGACGACGACATGGCCGAACGCCTGCGCCGCACCGGCAAGTCCGTGGTGGTGGCCGTCAACAAGGTCGACGGCCAGGAACGCTCCGGCGTCATGACCGGCGACTTTCATGCCTGGGGTTTCCCGCTGTTCCCGGTGTCCGCCGCCCACGGCCATGGCGTGGGCGAGGTCCTTGAGGCCCTGGCCGAGCGGCTGCCCGAAGTGGACCCGGAGACCGAGACGTCGCAGCTTCAGACCGTGCTGCGCCTGGCCGTGCTCGGCCGGCCCAATGCCGGCAAGTCGTCGCTTCTAAACGCCCTGCTCGGCGAATCCCGCCTGATCGTCAGCGACATTGCCGGCACCACCCGCGACGCCGTGGACGTGGCCGTCATTCGCGGCGCCAAGCGCTACCAATTCGTGGATACGGCCGGCGTGCGCAAGCGCACCCGCATCACCGACGGCGTGGAACAGTACAGCGTGGGCAAAGCCCTCTCCAGCGCCAAGCGGGCCGACGTGGCCATCGTGGTCATCGACGCCACCGGCGGCATCGGGGTGCAGGACAAACGGCTTATTTCCTTCCTGGACGGCGAGCGCAAGGCCTTCATGATCGCGGTCAACAAGACCGACCTCGTGCCCCAAAAGGACATGCAGGAGCTGCGCAAGGACATTGCAGCGGAACTGCGCATGTGCTCCCACGTGCCGGTGCTTTACATGTCGGCGGCCATGAACAAGGGCGTCGGCAAGGTGCTCCCCCAGGCCGAGGCCCTCTGGGCCGAATGCCAGGTCCGGGTCGGCACGGGCGAACTCAACCGGGCCATGCGAACGGTCATGGACAAGCACCAGCCGCCCCTGGTCAACGGTCGCCGGGCCAAGTTCTACTACCTGACCCAGGCCGCCGAAGCGCCGCCAACCTTCGTCTTTTTCGTCAGCGACCCAGAACGGGTCCGCGACTCCTACGTCAAATACCTGGAAAACAGCCTGCGAAAACTGTTTGGCATCGCTGTCGCCCCGGTCAAGGTCGTGTGCCGGGCCAGCCACAAGCCCAAGGAATAG
- a CDS encoding ARMT1-like domain-containing protein, with protein sequence MTRDIPAVLPVPGQAPRYGADPVLDAWLLHFMTENNLEHSIDPEKNASPEQLRFMVSLTPEQIYIPCTDAMFGHLLTERADPEVVAEYKARLARIDGLIDAFVAEEYTRRKIRTLCELKYRQALVKPTLIPSRLGKRLNTIFLTQSGLDDPYRERRRAANRRAFAFIQSETFRTMLHACPSDLPGCRSIPELRHVLDVLELKRLFAMSAMPEVWEGDGTCPGGDALETALANFPKDFEKLEALFDPRRGSKLKILYLADSAGGIMFDLLAIRTLLRMGHRVILVFKEGFYFDVPTIWDVDGDPILETALAGAHFLTDPRVSKNDLLQAIRENPLTVISDGTRERLNLYRVSVTFARAWKEADLVVAKGEYNHRRLILTSHQFTRNVAAFHRLPEGGLCFDFKARAPGARSFTEDDITAKAEEIIMGMRQARAAGRTVMFYSAVIGSIPGQTKVAIELVTAFVAHLRQKLAGISIINPAEHFEEGMDADDLMFMWEKVQRSGLIDVWRFQTHFDIEKSFELLGRKVPPVWAGKDATFSTGCTKEMRIALSMQQRHREMQIIGPDPEKFFRRREYGVGRFCDAGIDCG encoded by the coding sequence ATGACCCGAGACATACCCGCCGTGTTGCCGGTCCCAGGACAGGCTCCGCGTTACGGCGCCGATCCGGTGCTCGACGCTTGGCTGTTGCACTTCATGACCGAGAACAATCTGGAACATTCCATTGACCCGGAAAAAAACGCCTCGCCCGAACAGCTGCGCTTTATGGTGTCCCTGACTCCGGAGCAGATTTACATTCCCTGCACCGACGCCATGTTCGGCCATCTGCTGACCGAGCGGGCCGATCCCGAGGTGGTGGCCGAGTACAAGGCCCGGCTGGCCCGCATCGACGGGCTGATCGACGCCTTTGTGGCCGAGGAGTACACCCGGCGAAAAATTCGCACCCTGTGCGAACTCAAGTACCGGCAGGCCCTGGTCAAGCCGACGCTTATTCCGTCGCGCCTGGGCAAGCGCCTCAATACCATTTTCCTCACCCAATCGGGCCTCGACGACCCCTACCGCGAACGCCGCCGGGCCGCCAACCGCCGGGCCTTTGCCTTCATCCAGAGCGAAACCTTCCGGACCATGCTCCATGCCTGTCCCTCGGACCTGCCGGGCTGCCGGTCCATCCCGGAGCTGCGCCATGTCCTGGACGTGCTTGAGCTCAAGCGCCTTTTCGCCATGTCGGCCATGCCCGAGGTCTGGGAGGGCGACGGGACCTGTCCGGGCGGGGACGCCCTGGAAACGGCGCTGGCCAACTTTCCCAAGGATTTTGAAAAACTTGAGGCCCTGTTTGATCCCCGTCGGGGCAGCAAGCTCAAAATTCTCTATTTGGCCGACAGCGCCGGCGGGATCATGTTCGACCTGCTGGCCATCCGCACGCTGTTGCGCATGGGCCATCGGGTGATCCTGGTTTTCAAGGAAGGCTTTTATTTCGATGTGCCGACCATCTGGGACGTGGACGGCGATCCGATCCTGGAAACAGCCCTGGCCGGGGCGCATTTCCTGACCGATCCGCGCGTGTCCAAAAACGATCTGCTTCAGGCCATTCGGGAGAATCCGCTCACCGTTATTTCCGACGGCACCCGGGAGCGCCTCAACCTTTACCGCGTCTCGGTGACCTTTGCCCGGGCCTGGAAAGAGGCCGATCTGGTCGTGGCCAAGGGCGAATACAACCACCGCCGGCTCATACTGACCAGCCACCAGTTCACCCGGAACGTAGCCGCCTTCCATCGTCTGCCGGAGGGCGGACTGTGTTTCGATTTCAAGGCCCGCGCTCCCGGAGCCAGATCCTTTACCGAGGACGACATCACGGCCAAGGCCGAGGAAATCATCATGGGAATGCGTCAGGCCCGGGCCGCCGGACGCACGGTGATGTTTTACAGCGCGGTCATCGGCTCCATCCCCGGCCAGACCAAGGTGGCCATTGAGCTGGTCACGGCCTTTGTCGCCCATCTGCGCCAGAAGTTGGCCGGCATCTCGATTATTAACCCGGCCGAGCATTTCGAAGAGGGCATGGATGCCGACGATCTCATGTTTATGTGGGAAAAGGTGCAGCGCAGCGGCCTGATCGACGTATGGCGGTTCCAGACCCACTTCGACATCGAAAAGAGCTTCGAGCTCTTGGGCCGCAAGGTGCCGCCGGTCTGGGCCGGCAAGGACGCGACCTTCTCCACGGGCTGCACCAAGGAGATGCGCATCGCGCTTTCCATGCAGCAGCGCCACCGCGAGATGCAGATCATCGGTCCGGACCCGGAAAAGTTCTTCCGCCGCCGGGAATACGGCGTGGGCCGGTTCTGCGACGCCGGCATCGACTGCGGCTAG
- a CDS encoding NAD(+)/NADH kinase — MQRTIKTVLVIYKADHDKARGMAWTVADWLAERGVTCLVRENLPDAPHVVIPPGAMVTAPPDLALVLGGDGTMLSAARKRLVDGVPLLGVNLGRVGFMTSAGLDDWQDVLADILANGFAEARRIMIEVTVIRGEETVFSTISVNDAVISRGAMARLAAFDVTLGDGDVCTLRADGVVISTPTGSTAYCVSAGGPLIYPGLDVLCVVPICPFLSDFKPVVVPAESPVRLALSAPETNMYLTCDGQELFPLDDLDVVLVTKSERCLRLARRPGESYFERLRLKGFINRP; from the coding sequence ATGCAACGCACCATTAAGACCGTTCTTGTCATTTACAAGGCAGATCACGACAAGGCCAGAGGCATGGCCTGGACCGTGGCCGACTGGCTGGCCGAACGCGGCGTCACCTGCCTGGTTCGGGAAAACCTGCCCGATGCCCCGCACGTCGTCATCCCGCCCGGAGCCATGGTCACGGCCCCGCCGGATCTGGCCCTGGTCCTTGGCGGCGACGGCACCATGCTCTCGGCCGCCCGCAAGCGTCTGGTGGACGGGGTGCCGCTTCTGGGCGTCAATCTTGGCCGGGTGGGATTTATGACCTCGGCCGGCCTCGACGACTGGCAGGACGTCTTAGCCGACATCCTGGCCAACGGCTTTGCCGAGGCCCGGCGGATTATGATCGAGGTGACCGTCATCCGGGGCGAGGAGACGGTCTTTTCCACCATCTCCGTCAACGACGCCGTCATCAGCCGGGGGGCCATGGCCCGGCTGGCCGCCTTTGACGTGACCCTGGGCGACGGCGACGTCTGCACGCTTCGGGCCGACGGCGTGGTGATCTCGACCCCGACCGGCTCCACCGCCTACTGCGTCTCGGCCGGAGGACCACTCATTTACCCTGGCCTCGATGTCCTGTGCGTGGTGCCAATCTGCCCCTTTCTCAGCGATTTCAAACCGGTGGTGGTGCCGGCCGAGTCCCCGGTGCGACTGGCCCTGTCCGCCCCGGAAACGAATATGTACCTGACCTGCGACGGCCAGGAGCTTTTCCCGCTGGACGACCTCGACGTGGTGCTGGTGACCAAATCCGAGCGTTGCCTGCGTCTGGCCCGGCGTCCTGGGGAGAGCTATTTTGAACGCCTGCGACTGAAGGGATTTATCAACCGCCCATGA
- a CDS encoding DVU0524 family FlgM-associated protein — protein MTAIPYQVSAMLRTYGRQVTTARRLARYRRSLRAAGAEDEVRISREAKRRELVGRVAAEIVENCIVAGSDTPIVDEIKAELAEELGFPLIFAYPPEDQEMQIFRHEPGFDPQPIDGEEKVAIMRRLWELALEKVDETML, from the coding sequence TTGACCGCGATCCCCTACCAGGTCAGCGCCATGCTGCGCACCTACGGACGGCAGGTGACCACGGCCCGGCGGCTAGCCCGGTACCGCCGGTCCTTGCGCGCCGCCGGCGCCGAAGACGAAGTCCGCATCTCCCGGGAGGCCAAGCGACGGGAGCTGGTCGGACGGGTGGCAGCCGAGATTGTGGAGAACTGCATTGTTGCCGGCTCGGATACCCCGATCGTGGATGAGATCAAGGCCGAGTTGGCCGAGGAGCTCGGGTTCCCCCTCATCTTTGCCTATCCTCCGGAAGATCAGGAGATGCAAATTTTCAGGCATGAGCCGGGGTTTGATCCGCAGCCCATTGACGGCGAGGAGAAGGTTGCCATTATGCGGCGACTGTGGGAATTGGCCCTGGAGAAAGTCGACGAAACCATGCTCTAA
- the flgM gene encoding flagellar biosynthesis anti-sigma factor FlgM codes for MDIKNVFGINQGYGQNRIGRKDSGDSSSLSRGKSADTSSSSGSSDRVTLSDDARLVSVATRTAQESPESRADKVAALKAQVDAGTYQPDSKKIAEKLLTMDAELFG; via the coding sequence ATGGACATCAAAAACGTTTTCGGAATCAATCAGGGCTATGGCCAAAACCGCATCGGGCGCAAAGACTCCGGTGACTCCTCCAGCCTTTCGCGGGGGAAAAGTGCCGATACAAGCAGTTCGTCCGGGTCTTCGGACCGGGTGACGCTCTCGGACGACGCCCGGCTTGTCTCCGTGGCCACGCGCACGGCCCAGGAATCCCCTGAGAGCCGCGCCGACAAGGTGGCCGCCTTAAAGGCCCAGGTCGATGCCGGCACCTACCAGCCTGACTCCAAAAAAATAGCCGAAAAGCTCCTGACTATGGACGCAGAGCTGTTCGGCTAG
- the fliW gene encoding flagellar assembly protein FliW, with the protein MAKKDERVVDTRLGRMVLPEDRVLQFPRGLIGFMGHREFTLIQVREDSPFLVLQSLDDPSLGLLVADPYSFMTEYEVVIGEADRKLLCIETREQTSLLVTVTIPQGMPERTTLNLSGPIVINTQARIGLQIPQTDSRYPAHYTPGMAILKKS; encoded by the coding sequence ATGGCCAAAAAAGACGAACGAGTAGTGGACACGCGCCTTGGGCGCATGGTCTTGCCCGAAGATCGGGTATTGCAGTTTCCCCGGGGGCTTATCGGCTTCATGGGGCATCGGGAATTCACTTTGATCCAGGTCCGGGAGGATTCTCCCTTCCTGGTGTTGCAAAGCCTCGACGATCCCTCGCTGGGTCTTCTCGTGGCCGACCCGTACTCGTTTATGACGGAGTACGAGGTGGTCATTGGCGAAGCGGATCGCAAGCTGCTTTGCATCGAGACCCGGGAGCAGACCAGTCTCCTGGTCACGGTGACCATTCCGCAAGGGATGCCCGAGCGGACCACCCTTAACCTCAGCGGACCCATCGTCATCAACACCCAGGCCCGTATCGGGCTGCAGATCCCCCAGACCGATTCGCGTTATCCGGCTCACTATACGCCGGGTATGGCCATCCTCAAAAAAAGCTGA
- the csrA gene encoding carbon storage regulator CsrA, translating to MLILTRRPGESLHLGDHIKITVLGVQGKQIKIGLEVPDDMQVYREEVYLRVLEQNRQALCATDSDVLAAAKLWPKKTNE from the coding sequence ATGCTCATCTTGACCCGAAGGCCGGGCGAAAGCCTGCATCTCGGCGACCACATCAAGATCACCGTCCTGGGCGTCCAGGGCAAGCAGATCAAAATCGGGCTGGAAGTGCCTGATGATATGCAGGTGTATCGGGAAGAGGTCTACCTGCGGGTGCTGGAGCAGAATCGGCAAGCTCTATGCGCCACGGATTCCGATGTCCTGGCGGCGGCGAAGTTATGGCCAAAAAAGACGAACGAGTAG
- the flgL gene encoding flagellar hook-associated protein FlgL, whose amino-acid sequence MVLRVTQQSIYGSVIRQNNASLSNLMETNLQSSTQKRINAPSDDPNGAVSVLQTRCDISQLTQYKRNITSATGWLTQSDSALSSVSSLISTIKGYAEQGATGSVTEENRDEIASAVRQYFQQLISLSNTTYNQNSIFAGQKTDTEAFTQSLWMNSNDTAFDTAVAANNGFTLSGDSATTVLVQYTSVDTVGHQPGFDYSTDGGTTWTAGSYNPAPSATTQQLNLGGVTMTLDNNALDAVTACADHNDTAGTWMWIRPTAVYNGNTNDDIAVTNTTSPATAVTGTATGNFTGNVNVRIDENCDFSSATAFAFSYSTDGGRSWVTGNTSGIVDTVDAQVSLPVPGGSLTLVSNGAPLTAGNQFFIQPSTADISMAISPTDSVVVNGVGKDIFGGVSNGQVATFEGSDQANLFESVGKLVGYLETNNQKGCQEALDQLTASQEHVLTMAASVGARENRVTAAGTMVDTLAENSNSTLSKVEDADLSALITKLAQQELAYQAVLKSSSTVMNLSLLSYI is encoded by the coding sequence ATGGTCCTGCGCGTTACCCAGCAAAGCATTTACGGGTCGGTGATACGGCAAAACAACGCCTCCCTGAGCAATCTCATGGAGACCAATCTCCAGTCGTCGACCCAAAAGCGCATCAACGCGCCCTCCGACGATCCCAATGGCGCGGTCAGCGTGCTGCAGACGCGCTGCGACATCAGCCAGCTGACCCAGTACAAGCGGAACATCACCAGCGCCACCGGCTGGCTGACCCAGTCCGACAGTGCGTTGTCTTCGGTCAGTTCGCTCATCTCCACCATCAAGGGGTATGCCGAGCAGGGGGCCACCGGGTCGGTCACCGAGGAAAACCGCGATGAAATCGCCTCGGCCGTGCGCCAGTATTTCCAGCAGCTTATCTCCCTGTCCAACACCACCTATAACCAGAATTCGATTTTTGCCGGCCAAAAGACCGATACCGAGGCGTTCACCCAGTCCTTGTGGATGAATTCCAACGATACGGCCTTTGACACGGCCGTTGCCGCCAACAACGGGTTCACCCTTTCCGGCGACTCGGCCACCACGGTGCTTGTGCAGTATACGAGCGTGGACACTGTCGGCCACCAGCCGGGCTTCGACTATTCCACCGACGGCGGGACCACCTGGACCGCCGGCAGTTACAATCCCGCGCCTTCGGCCACCACCCAGCAGCTCAATCTGGGCGGCGTGACCATGACCCTGGACAACAACGCCCTGGATGCGGTGACCGCCTGCGCCGACCATAACGACACCGCCGGCACCTGGATGTGGATTCGACCCACAGCGGTCTATAACGGCAATACCAACGACGACATCGCCGTGACCAACACCACGTCCCCGGCGACGGCCGTGACCGGCACGGCGACCGGGAATTTTACCGGCAACGTCAATGTGCGCATCGATGAGAACTGCGACTTTTCCTCCGCGACGGCCTTTGCCTTTTCCTACAGCACGGATGGCGGCCGGTCCTGGGTGACGGGCAACACCTCCGGGATCGTGGATACCGTGGACGCTCAGGTCAGCCTGCCGGTGCCAGGGGGGTCCCTGACCCTCGTCTCCAATGGCGCCCCGCTTACGGCCGGGAATCAGTTTTTCATCCAGCCCAGCACCGCCGACATCTCGATGGCCATTTCCCCGACCGATTCCGTGGTGGTCAACGGCGTTGGCAAGGACATCTTCGGCGGCGTCTCCAATGGGCAGGTGGCGACCTTCGAAGGTTCGGACCAGGCCAACCTGTTTGAGTCCGTGGGCAAACTCGTGGGTTACCTGGAGACCAACAACCAGAAAGGGTGTCAGGAGGCTTTGGATCAGCTGACGGCCTCCCAGGAGCACGTCCTGACGATGGCGGCGTCGGTGGGCGCCCGGGAAAACCGGGTGACCGCTGCCGGGACCATGGTGGATACCCTGGCGGAGAACTCCAACTCGACGCTCAGCAAAGTGGAGGACGCGGACCTAAGCGCCCTCATCACCAAACTGGCCCAGCAGGAACTGGCCTATCAGGCGGTGCTCAAATCCTCGAGCACGGTCATGAACCTGTCTTTGCTCAGCTATATTTAG